From the Paenibacillus sp. FSL H8-0548 genome, one window contains:
- a CDS encoding sensor histidine kinase, with translation MRSIRWSSMNLSIKMLIVFLLLIAIPLGIQGYVTYKDFSNALEQKTIDYVVRIIRQINISLEQALKEEMQSLSLLPLYNEDVRKLLEKYSLPEYEGIAPTSEEKNLVFRHIAGSTFYKPEIRGIQIIANNGYIFTNMDPYIVRSFIDYHKEPWYEKVKQADGKWVTLPQHKPHYLNESTPEVYVSIAKLIRDPSSTQLMGMIKLDLRLELFQQITSNYQAGELGHLLVVNDQQELYYEQNIEMPSSVTQEIIRTLPAHEMNTRMSIEGQRYLVVTNHSEFLSLKVVSMIPLKVLLSKSIALRNFTFVIAFVCLVFSGLLALFFSNQLSKPLKILKNKMRLVEQGKFNTNLVINVVSNDEFGQLARGFNRMTEEIEYLINEVYKIGLKEKEAELAALLSRINPHFIYNTLESINMMAIRHQAYDVSDMVSAFGNLLRYSVDKHDRMVQLQEELQSLQSYVKIQKIRYGERLNVIFEVEEELLGMPIPKLLLQPLVENAIYHGLGEHGEGGTVWVSAVLFEKDILLTVSDNGKGLSEEDIQALRSSLYIPIIHVDGMGMGRGMALRNINDRMVLMFGKDYAIDIDGGEGKGAAFTLTIPIADGGEMNL, from the coding sequence TTGAGAAGTATCCGATGGTCATCTATGAATCTGAGTATAAAGATGCTCATTGTTTTTCTATTATTAATAGCCATTCCTCTTGGCATCCAAGGGTATGTCACTTACAAGGATTTCTCAAATGCATTGGAACAGAAAACAATAGATTATGTGGTTCGAATCATTCGGCAGATCAATATTAGTCTAGAGCAGGCTTTAAAAGAGGAGATGCAGAGCCTATCGCTGCTGCCGCTCTATAATGAAGATGTCCGCAAGCTGTTAGAGAAATATTCTCTGCCTGAATACGAAGGAATCGCCCCGACCTCGGAAGAGAAGAATCTGGTATTCCGTCACATAGCGGGCTCTACCTTCTACAAGCCCGAAATACGCGGGATACAGATTATCGCGAACAATGGGTATATTTTCACGAATATGGATCCCTACATCGTCCGTTCATTTATTGATTACCATAAAGAACCATGGTACGAAAAAGTAAAGCAAGCGGATGGGAAGTGGGTTACCCTCCCCCAGCATAAGCCTCACTATCTAAATGAGAGCACACCAGAGGTCTATGTATCGATTGCCAAGTTAATTCGGGACCCCAGCTCGACACAGCTTATGGGCATGATCAAGCTGGATTTAAGGCTCGAGCTTTTTCAGCAAATTACATCGAACTATCAAGCAGGAGAACTTGGTCATCTACTAGTCGTTAACGACCAGCAGGAGCTTTATTACGAACAAAATATTGAAATGCCATCATCTGTGACGCAAGAAATTATTAGGACTTTGCCTGCACACGAAATGAATACGAGAATGAGCATAGAAGGTCAGCGTTATCTAGTTGTTACCAATCACTCTGAATTTTTGAGTTTGAAAGTGGTAAGCATGATCCCGCTGAAAGTGCTGCTCAGCAAATCGATTGCATTACGCAATTTCACTTTTGTAATCGCTTTCGTTTGCTTGGTATTTTCGGGTTTGCTTGCGCTTTTTTTCTCCAATCAATTGAGCAAGCCTTTAAAAATATTGAAAAATAAAATGCGACTCGTTGAGCAGGGGAAATTTAATACCAATTTAGTTATCAATGTCGTATCCAATGATGAATTCGGTCAACTGGCAAGAGGGTTTAATCGAATGACTGAAGAAATCGAGTATTTGATCAACGAGGTATATAAAATTGGCCTCAAGGAGAAGGAAGCGGAATTAGCCGCATTGCTCTCCCGTATTAATCCTCATTTTATCTATAATACACTGGAATCTATTAATATGATGGCGATTCGCCATCAAGCATACGACGTTTCCGATATGGTATCCGCCTTCGGGAACCTGCTCCGTTACTCTGTGGACAAGCATGATCGAATGGTGCAACTGCAGGAGGAGCTGCAATCGCTGCAATCCTATGTCAAGATCCAGAAAATCCGGTACGGAGAGCGATTGAACGTGATCTTCGAAGTAGAGGAGGAGTTACTCGGTATGCCTATTCCGAAGCTGCTGCTTCAGCCATTGGTCGAGAATGCGATATATCATGGACTTGGTGAGCATGGAGAAGGCGGTACAGTATGGGTTTCAGCAGTTTTGTTCGAGAAGGATATTTTGTTAACCGTTAGCGATAATGGAAAAGGCTTGTCAGAAGAGGATATTCAAGCGCTGCGATCCTCGCTCTACATACCGATCATACATGTCGACGGCATGGGTATGGGCAGGGGCATGGCGCTCAGAAATATTAATGATCGAATGGTACTCATGTTCGGCAAGGATTACGCTATCGATATTGATGGAGGAGAGGGAAAAGGAGCTGCCTTTACACTCACGATTCCTATAGCAGATGGAGGGGAAATGAATCTATGA
- a CDS encoding ABC transporter substrate-binding protein — protein MKACIKLIGVTLIAASFIAGCSNAGQNNTNKLPASQTNTEGNAEEKIELTFYYPVQVGGPLTATIEGMAAEFTKQNPNITVKSVYTGNYSDTAVKTQAAVQGGTPPDIAVLLANELYTLLDMDAITPLDSFIDKDPDDTYVNDFFPAFMANAQTDGKTYSIPFQRSTVLLYYNKDAFREAGLDPNKPPTTWDELAEMSVKLTKQGQWGIEIPATAPTPATWLFQTFALQNGKNVMTSDGKQAIYDTPENVEALQFWLDLSTKYKSMPKGVIDWATTPSDFLQGKTAMMYHTSGNLTNVKANSTFDFGVSFLPKKKQYGSPTGGGNLYIFKGIPEKNKEAAWKFIKFLTESERAAQWSIDTGYVAVRKSAYETENMKAYTTDFPEALVAKDQLQYADSELATHNVGKTVKALSDAIQRVVTGNSDPASALKQAQEEADKALEPFNK, from the coding sequence ATGAAAGCGTGTATCAAACTAATTGGTGTTACGTTAATAGCTGCCAGCTTCATCGCAGGATGCTCGAATGCAGGTCAGAACAACACAAATAAATTGCCTGCTTCCCAAACGAACACAGAAGGTAATGCTGAAGAGAAGATTGAGCTCACCTTCTACTATCCAGTGCAAGTTGGAGGTCCTTTGACAGCAACTATCGAAGGGATGGCCGCAGAATTCACCAAACAGAATCCTAACATCACGGTTAAATCTGTGTATACCGGTAACTACAGCGATACTGCCGTAAAAACACAAGCAGCAGTGCAGGGAGGAACTCCTCCAGATATAGCTGTTCTGCTAGCGAATGAGCTCTATACTTTATTGGATATGGATGCCATCACGCCACTTGATAGTTTCATTGACAAAGATCCTGACGATACCTACGTGAACGATTTCTTCCCTGCATTCATGGCGAACGCACAGACAGATGGCAAGACCTACAGTATTCCTTTCCAAAGAAGTACAGTTCTTCTGTACTATAACAAGGATGCATTCAGAGAAGCCGGCCTTGATCCGAACAAACCACCAACTACCTGGGATGAGCTGGCTGAGATGTCCGTGAAGCTTACCAAACAGGGGCAATGGGGAATTGAGATTCCGGCAACTGCGCCAACGCCTGCAACCTGGCTCTTCCAGACTTTCGCCTTGCAGAACGGTAAAAATGTGATGACAAGCGATGGCAAGCAAGCGATCTACGACACTCCGGAAAATGTAGAAGCCTTGCAATTCTGGCTGGATCTGTCCACAAAATACAAGTCAATGCCTAAAGGTGTTATCGACTGGGCAACGACTCCATCCGATTTCCTTCAAGGAAAAACAGCGATGATGTACCATACCTCAGGAAATTTAACGAATGTGAAGGCAAATTCAACCTTTGATTTCGGTGTTAGCTTCCTGCCTAAGAAGAAGCAGTACGGCTCGCCTACCGGCGGGGGGAACTTGTATATATTCAAAGGAATTCCTGAGAAAAACAAAGAGGCAGCCTGGAAATTCATTAAGTTCCTTACCGAAAGCGAGCGCGCCGCTCAGTGGAGCATCGATACAGGTTATGTAGCCGTCCGCAAATCAGCTTATGAAACAGAAAATATGAAAGCCTATACTACCGATTTCCCAGAAGCGTTGGTCGCTAAAGATCAACTCCAATATGCAGATAGTGAACTCGCTACCCATAATGTAGGCAAAACAGTGAAGGCGCTAAGTGACGCTATTCAGCGGGTAGTAACAGGAAATTCAGATCCCGCTTCAGCATTGAAACAAGCACAAGAAGAAGCTGATAAAGCCTTGGAGCCCTTTAATAAATAA
- a CDS encoding sugar ABC transporter permease yields the protein MLSAKFWRDNSFAWLLLLPSLVFLILFTFYPIGKTVILSLQQSDLAAREPIFIGLDNYKSLIGDSIFWKVMTNNFWFAIGTIPTSIALALAMAVFANKALRGKGFVRTAFFYPNVIPMIAIANVWLFIYTPQYGLLSRAMKYVEKGDLNWLGNPDLVMWALIVMIVWREAGYFMIFYLAGLQNVSPDLYEAADIDGARPWLVFRKITFPLLMPTTLFVMIVALTNSFKLVDHLFIMTKGGPDNASSLLLYYIYEQAFAFWDLGKASTLTIVMIVLLLIISAVQFFWMDKKVHYE from the coding sequence GTGCTTAGTGCGAAATTCTGGAGGGACAACAGCTTTGCTTGGCTTTTGCTGCTCCCCTCCTTGGTTTTTCTAATCTTATTTACGTTTTATCCCATAGGCAAGACTGTTATCCTAAGCCTGCAACAATCCGACTTGGCTGCTAGGGAACCCATATTCATCGGTCTTGACAATTATAAATCACTTATTGGCGATTCGATTTTTTGGAAAGTCATGACGAATAATTTCTGGTTTGCTATCGGTACAATCCCCACTTCTATCGCATTGGCTCTAGCTATGGCGGTATTCGCCAATAAAGCGCTGCGGGGTAAAGGCTTTGTCAGAACGGCCTTCTTCTATCCGAATGTCATCCCTATGATTGCTATCGCAAATGTATGGCTATTCATTTATACACCGCAATACGGGCTGTTAAGCCGAGCAATGAAATATGTCGAGAAGGGTGATTTGAATTGGCTGGGCAACCCGGACCTAGTCATGTGGGCTCTTATTGTTATGATCGTATGGCGTGAGGCAGGTTATTTCATGATTTTCTATCTGGCCGGGCTTCAAAACGTATCGCCTGACCTATATGAAGCAGCCGATATCGATGGAGCGAGACCTTGGCTTGTCTTCCGCAAAATCACGTTTCCTCTGCTAATGCCGACAACCTTATTCGTAATGATCGTTGCGCTTACCAATTCATTCAAACTTGTAGACCATTTGTTCATCATGACCAAGGGTGGTCCAGACAATGCAAGCAGCTTGCTTCTCTACTACATTTACGAACAGGCCTTTGCCTTCTGGGATTTGGGCAAGGCATCCACTCTAACCATCGTAATGATTGTGCTGCTGCTGATCATTTCGGCCGTTCAATTTTTCTGGATGGACAAGAAGGTTCATTATGAATAA
- a CDS encoding carbohydrate ABC transporter permease: MSARISNRIVNSVIYSIAVLWLIPLIWVIYMAFRPKELALSPKFTFDFTLANFVNVWQGAPFSVYYLNTIIIVLGVLAVQIFTVTLAAYAFARLQFWGKSIFFTLFLMQIMIPNDVLIFPNYSILKELSLLDTRTGIMIPYFASAFGVFLLRQFFKTIPVELEEAAKVEGLSKWAILWKIYFPLGKSAYISFALVSISYHWNNFLWPLIVTNSVEKRPLTVGLSLFAQSSETGAQWSEVTAATLLVSAPLLIGFFFFQKQFISSFMQSGIK, translated from the coding sequence ATGTCAGCGCGCATTTCTAATCGAATAGTTAATAGCGTTATCTACTCCATTGCTGTTCTCTGGCTAATCCCGCTTATTTGGGTGATTTATATGGCGTTTCGTCCCAAGGAACTTGCGCTTTCTCCTAAATTCACTTTTGATTTTACACTCGCAAACTTCGTGAATGTATGGCAAGGAGCCCCATTCTCTGTTTATTACCTGAATACGATTATAATCGTTCTGGGTGTATTAGCGGTTCAGATTTTCACAGTCACACTAGCTGCTTATGCGTTCGCAAGATTACAATTTTGGGGAAAATCGATATTTTTCACATTATTCCTTATGCAAATCATGATTCCGAACGATGTGTTAATATTCCCTAATTATTCCATTCTGAAGGAGCTATCCTTGCTTGATACGCGAACGGGAATCATGATTCCCTATTTCGCCTCGGCGTTCGGCGTGTTCCTGCTAAGACAATTTTTCAAAACAATTCCAGTCGAGCTTGAGGAGGCCGCCAAAGTAGAAGGCCTCTCCAAATGGGCGATCTTGTGGAAAATTTATTTTCCGCTCGGTAAATCAGCCTATATTTCGTTCGCGCTCGTATCCATTAGTTATCACTGGAACAACTTCCTTTGGCCACTCATTGTTACCAATTCGGTTGAAAAGAGACCTCTTACGGTTGGTTTATCCTTATTCGCCCAATCCTCGGAGACCGGCGCGCAGTGGTCGGAAGTTACAGCAGCAACCTTACTTGTCTCCGCACCATTGTTAATTGGGTTCTTCTTCTTCCAGAAGCAATTTATCAGCAGCTTTATGCAATCAGGAATTAAATAA
- a CDS encoding sugar phosphate isomerase/epimerase family protein: protein MAEFTQYSISTFALINQPLKEAINQLIEAGWRSIELMCEDGHRELLSWSAEELLELKKLGISKGIAWTIHAPIHGLNPGAASEQSIADSKQCLLQAAKIAAYLNCNYVVLHCGQIPPAEERGWDSQDDREALSRCTAFMKDILHLSASEEVKFALENVPPYPNVLGTKVDFINAIVEAVNDPRLKIVFDVAHAHLLGEGKCLHSLQQVIPHLIGLHINDNLGDIDSHLAVGDGNIPFPAIVALLREQGFKGNWTMETCQVDYAEKSVSRLRNLENLLLFE, encoded by the coding sequence ATGGCGGAATTCACGCAATATTCGATATCCACGTTTGCGCTTATCAACCAACCCTTAAAGGAAGCAATCAATCAACTTATTGAAGCAGGTTGGCGATCGATTGAGCTAATGTGTGAAGACGGCCATCGTGAGCTGCTCAGCTGGTCAGCCGAGGAACTTTTGGAGCTTAAGAAGCTCGGCATAAGTAAAGGGATAGCATGGACAATACACGCTCCAATCCATGGCTTAAACCCCGGTGCCGCATCGGAACAGTCGATAGCAGATAGCAAGCAATGCTTGCTCCAAGCTGCGAAAATAGCTGCATACTTGAATTGTAATTATGTCGTTCTCCATTGCGGACAAATTCCACCTGCGGAAGAGAGAGGATGGGACTCCCAAGATGATAGGGAAGCACTCTCACGCTGCACGGCATTTATGAAGGATATTCTTCATCTCTCGGCAAGTGAAGAAGTTAAATTCGCATTGGAAAATGTACCGCCATACCCAAATGTTCTAGGAACTAAGGTTGATTTCATTAATGCGATCGTTGAAGCCGTTAATGATCCGAGACTGAAAATCGTCTTTGATGTGGCGCATGCTCATTTACTTGGTGAGGGAAAATGCTTACATTCACTACAGCAGGTTATCCCTCATCTTATCGGCCTGCATATTAATGATAATCTCGGAGATATTGACAGCCATCTCGCAGTTGGAGATGGAAACATTCCGTTCCCTGCCATCGTAGCTCTTTTGAGAGAACAAGGCTTCAAAGGAAATTGGACGATGGAGACATGCCAGGTTGACTATGCTGAGAAATCCGTTTCAAGGTTGAGAAATTTGGAAAATCTATTGTTGTTTGAGTAG
- a CDS encoding glycoside hydrolase family 2, whose amino-acid sequence MKKIAMMFMFVALLAVIIIKTGSVQANTVWPRPIVPPIPSTVTGVANPEISLNGTWKWTKTPPANFWLNTTNPAAWNDVQIPSDLLVQDLLSFCSYPCTTDKDIEFPFKKQITIPSDFTGKKVFIRFESAFNYARVWVNGNLVKTHRGAFSQWDADITDYVTPGSTAWITIGVTAETDMIELRHVRGIPRDLKLYAAPLNYAKRLHATTDFDVSYNHATLNVESGIVFNGGTNANVNLNLKDPSGNTVAISPSTINVNATTPEGSVSIPVTSPLKWDAEHPNLYTLTATYVVDGATVETVTKKIGFREIVVSGNQLLVNGKPVKLRGVNYLFGSATKGLIASDAEHLHNLTKLKAANVNFIRTAHMAPPGYVLDLADQLGLYVEYETSVTFINSDPNAPTQNDTTRTAEYMDQLSENIEADKTHPSILYWSIGNESSWGTNMQKMLDYVKLEDPTRPNKFSWGYNAVGTSIYSSHYGSSFNNPVQPEIVDEYAHGFSGGVNLGFDPGLRDWYGQYLKSSWESIYNGPGILGGGIWNAIDSYFETPGSNGGSSNWGTLLDAWGREKTEYYNVKKVYSPDHIEEGPLQNPGVGNPLNIKVTNRHDHTNMNEMTIYYSVGENSGTITANIAPHQSGFITIPARNWTLGENVYLRFTSPQGIIEDEYNFSIGTPEYSFQAPTGPAPTITSSGTEISVTGSNFEVVFSKSTGMISSGSYGGSTVLTGGPYLNLGNATLGTWGLASINSTTSGNEAVITIVGSYGGTLGTTFVVKIDGEGHIATTYTLANNPPSIYTEVGVAYNVSGTASTLTWKRQGMWSSYPADNIGRNQGTASKTKTAGLIDTFGVQPAWSYSLDEKTYADFGPSDPGNKGTTDFRSSKMNFIYGSLVLAGSNNRLRAEGDGTGSVRAAISGDNVRFNINNLWSVTDMTPCCNGLYKTISISSGYSNTVHMRLTNNDSFTTVYKANLASTATPSTTSNNGVALQQPAQAIDGNATTGYVSANSPGFPQYFTLNWAFGQTFSRIAISCSFCIGQGITDFDVEVSTDGLTGWTNVASSGVFNYTTNGSNIETKVLTFAQVANKKGVRIKVNNANLAWNHYVINEFAVYNDPLASLATASATSNNGVAGQQAAQAIDGSTATGYVSADSPGSPQYFMLNWPSGQSFNGISISCSYCQGQGITNFDVEVSEDGSTGWTNVASSGAISYTTNSTNIETKELTFAQVTNKKGVRIKINNANLTWQHFVIIEFVVSNNPSAVVLKKVMPLGDSITDGYNVSGGYRIKLWDRIVNNGLGIDFVGSSSNGPSSLTDKNHEGHTGWRIDQITEHIMGWMDASLPQIVLLQIGTNDIAQNYELDAAPDRLSNVIDLIVSKLPSGGKLYVATITPLSDPTLDAKVITYNNALIAVVQGKANQGKPVHAVDVYNALTTSDLADGMHPNASGYDKMGDLWFDTIQADLTAAL is encoded by the coding sequence ATGAAAAAAATAGCAATGATGTTTATGTTTGTTGCTTTATTAGCAGTCATAATCATAAAGACAGGTTCAGTTCAAGCAAACACGGTGTGGCCGCGCCCGATCGTACCGCCTATACCAAGCACGGTAACAGGCGTAGCCAATCCGGAGATAAGCCTAAATGGGACATGGAAATGGACGAAAACGCCGCCGGCTAATTTTTGGCTTAATACGACCAATCCTGCTGCTTGGAACGATGTTCAGATTCCAAGTGATTTGCTGGTGCAAGATTTATTGAGCTTTTGCAGTTATCCTTGCACGACGGATAAAGACATTGAGTTTCCTTTTAAGAAGCAGATCACTATTCCATCCGATTTCACTGGCAAGAAAGTATTTATTCGTTTTGAATCTGCTTTCAATTATGCACGAGTTTGGGTAAACGGTAATTTGGTCAAAACCCATCGCGGGGCTTTCTCACAATGGGATGCGGATATTACGGATTACGTAACACCGGGTTCAACGGCATGGATTACGATAGGTGTAACTGCTGAAACGGATATGATTGAGTTAAGGCATGTAAGGGGAATTCCGCGTGATCTGAAATTATATGCAGCACCGCTAAATTATGCAAAAAGGCTGCATGCAACAACGGATTTCGATGTCTCCTATAACCATGCAACCTTAAATGTTGAAAGCGGCATTGTTTTTAACGGGGGGACTAATGCGAACGTTAACTTAAACCTGAAGGATCCATCTGGTAATACCGTAGCCATTAGTCCGAGTACGATTAACGTAAACGCAACTACACCGGAAGGAAGCGTCTCGATTCCGGTAACTTCTCCTCTCAAATGGGATGCAGAGCATCCGAATTTATATACACTAACAGCTACTTACGTGGTAGATGGAGCAACTGTAGAGACCGTGACCAAAAAAATTGGTTTTCGTGAAATTGTCGTAAGCGGAAACCAGCTTCTGGTGAACGGCAAACCTGTCAAATTGCGCGGCGTCAACTATTTATTCGGATCTGCCACCAAAGGATTGATCGCCTCCGATGCTGAGCACCTCCATAACCTAACCAAGCTGAAGGCTGCCAATGTTAATTTCATTCGGACCGCTCATATGGCGCCGCCCGGGTATGTATTGGATTTGGCGGATCAGCTGGGTTTATACGTTGAATATGAGACATCCGTGACCTTTATCAATTCCGATCCGAATGCCCCTACACAAAATGATACAACAAGAACAGCGGAATATATGGATCAATTATCTGAGAATATCGAAGCCGATAAAACTCATCCTAGTATTCTATATTGGTCCATTGGCAACGAAAGCTCATGGGGAACCAATATGCAGAAGATGCTTGATTACGTAAAACTGGAAGATCCGACCCGGCCCAACAAGTTCAGCTGGGGATATAATGCGGTTGGAACTTCGATATACAGCTCGCATTATGGAAGCAGCTTCAACAATCCCGTTCAGCCAGAAATAGTGGATGAATACGCACATGGTTTTTCGGGCGGCGTCAACCTCGGATTCGATCCTGGATTACGGGATTGGTACGGCCAATATCTAAAGAGCTCGTGGGAAAGCATATACAATGGACCTGGCATTCTTGGCGGAGGCATATGGAATGCTATAGACAGCTATTTTGAGACGCCGGGAAGTAATGGCGGCAGTAGCAACTGGGGGACACTCCTGGATGCATGGGGAAGAGAGAAGACAGAATACTACAATGTGAAAAAAGTGTACAGTCCGGATCATATAGAAGAAGGGCCTTTACAGAACCCGGGAGTAGGCAATCCGCTTAACATCAAAGTAACAAACCGACATGATCATACCAATATGAACGAGATGACAATCTACTATAGCGTGGGGGAGAATTCAGGAACGATCACTGCTAATATTGCGCCTCATCAAAGCGGATTTATTACCATTCCAGCCCGCAACTGGACACTCGGGGAGAACGTATACCTGAGGTTTACTAGTCCGCAAGGCATTATTGAAGACGAATATAACTTTAGTATCGGCACACCGGAGTATTCATTCCAAGCCCCAACAGGTCCAGCGCCGACGATTACAAGCAGCGGGACAGAGATTTCCGTGACCGGTTCCAATTTCGAGGTCGTTTTTAGTAAAAGCACGGGTATGATTTCATCAGGTAGCTATGGCGGAAGTACGGTATTAACAGGTGGGCCTTATTTGAATCTGGGTAATGCTACGTTAGGTACCTGGGGGCTTGCATCAATAAACAGCACGACCAGTGGGAATGAAGCTGTCATTACGATTGTTGGAAGCTATGGCGGAACATTAGGAACCACATTTGTTGTGAAAATTGATGGGGAGGGCCATATTGCAACCACGTATACACTTGCGAATAACCCGCCAAGCATATATACAGAGGTTGGGGTTGCCTACAATGTTTCGGGAACGGCTTCTACTCTAACATGGAAGCGCCAAGGAATGTGGTCCTCATATCCAGCGGACAACATTGGCCGTAATCAAGGAACAGCCTCCAAAACGAAAACAGCAGGGCTTATTGATACTTTCGGAGTGCAACCAGCTTGGTCATATTCTCTCGACGAGAAAACGTATGCGGATTTTGGTCCGAGCGATCCTGGAAATAAAGGAACAACCGATTTCAGAAGCTCTAAAATGAACTTTATCTATGGATCTCTTGTATTGGCTGGGTCAAATAACCGTCTTCGTGCGGAGGGGGATGGGACAGGATCTGTTCGTGCCGCAATAAGTGGTGACAACGTCCGTTTCAATATCAATAATCTTTGGTCGGTCACCGACATGACACCATGCTGCAACGGTCTTTACAAAACCATTTCGATTTCCAGCGGATACAGCAATACGGTACACATGAGGCTTACGAATAATGATTCGTTTACTACCGTATATAAAGCGAATTTGGCATCCACAGCTACGCCAAGTACAACAAGCAATAATGGGGTCGCCTTACAGCAGCCGGCACAAGCCATCGATGGGAATGCAACCACAGGATATGTCAGCGCCAATAGTCCAGGCTTCCCACAATATTTCACCTTGAATTGGGCATTCGGACAAACGTTTAGCAGGATTGCGATCTCATGCTCCTTTTGTATCGGACAGGGTATAACTGACTTCGATGTTGAAGTGTCTACCGATGGACTCACAGGTTGGACTAATGTTGCTTCATCCGGGGTATTTAACTACACAACGAATGGTTCTAACATAGAAACGAAAGTACTAACTTTTGCCCAGGTTGCTAATAAGAAAGGCGTGCGGATTAAGGTCAACAATGCGAACCTAGCTTGGAATCATTATGTTATTAATGAATTTGCTGTCTATAACGATCCACTAGCTTCATTGGCGACGGCAAGCGCAACAAGCAACAATGGCGTCGCTGGACAGCAAGCGGCACAAGCCATTGATGGAAGCACAGCCACAGGCTATGTCAGCGCAGATAGTCCTGGCTCCCCGCAATACTTCATGCTAAATTGGCCATCTGGACAATCGTTTAACGGGATTTCGATTTCATGCAGCTATTGCCAGGGACAGGGCATTACGAACTTTGACGTTGAAGTATCGGAAGATGGGTCCACAGGCTGGACTAACGTTGCCTCATCAGGAGCAATTAGCTACACGACGAACAGTACGAATATAGAAACAAAAGAGCTGACCTTTGCCCAGGTTACCAATAAGAAGGGGGTGCGGATCAAGATCAATAACGCTAATTTGACCTGGCAGCATTTTGTAATTATTGAGTTTGTTGTATCTAACAATCCTTCTGCAGTTGTCTTAAAAAAAGTGATGCCTTTGGGAGATTCAATTACAGACGGATATAACGTATCTGGGGGTTATCGAATAAAGCTTTGGGATCGCATTGTAAATAACGGATTGGGTATAGATTTTGTGGGATCATCCTCTAATGGACCATCTAGCTTAACGGATAAAAATCATGAAGGCCATACCGGATGGAGAATAGATCAAATAACAGAACATATTATGGGCTGGATGGACGCGAGCTTGCCGCAAATCGTGCTTTTACAAATAGGCACCAATGATATTGCGCAGAATTACGAGCTTGATGCTGCTCCTGATAGACTGAGCAATGTGATAGATTTAATAGTCAGCAAGCTGCCATCTGGCGGAAAACTGTATGTGGCCACCATTACACCATTATCCGATCCTACGCTGGACGCAAAAGTTATAACCTATAATAATGCATTGATAGCCGTTGTCCAAGGGAAAGCAAATCAAGGGAAGCCAGTGCATGCGGTAGACGTTTATAATGCTTTGACAACTTCAGATTTGGCTGATGGCATGCATCCTAATGCGAGCGGTTATGATAAAATGGGTGACCTTTGGTTTGATACGATTCAGGCGGATTTAACAGCAGCCTTGTAA